A window of Pirellula sp. SH-Sr6A contains these coding sequences:
- a CDS encoding DUF2200 domain-containing protein, protein MMMNHDERIATMIFGKVYPLYLAKVEKKGRTKDELNEVIRWLTGLTEEQVQTHIANGSTFADFFESANLHPNASLITGVICGYRVEEISNPLTQKVRYLDKLVDELAKGRKMEKILRSDAPNT, encoded by the coding sequence ATGATGATGAATCACGACGAACGAATCGCGACGATGATCTTTGGAAAAGTGTACCCGCTCTATCTCGCCAAAGTGGAAAAAAAGGGGCGCACCAAAGACGAGCTCAATGAAGTCATTCGATGGCTAACCGGTTTGACCGAAGAGCAGGTTCAAACTCATATCGCTAACGGATCGACCTTCGCCGACTTCTTTGAATCTGCGAATCTGCATCCGAACGCTAGTCTCATCACGGGAGTGATCTGCGGCTATCGAGTGGAAGAGATTTCAAATCCACTCACGCAGAAAGTGCGTTATCTCGACAAGCTCGTCGATGAGCTTGCCAAGGGTCGCAAGATGGAAAAGATTCTGCGGTCAGACGCCCCGAACACTTAA
- the uvrB gene encoding excinuclease ABC subunit UvrB, translating into MTAPKTAPLFDLDCSYQPAGDQPQAIEALVQGLNEGRKHQVLMGVTGSGKTFTMANVIQRVQRPTLVLSHNKTLAAQLYAEFKEFFPRNAVHYFVSYYDYYQPEAYIPQRDIYIEKDASINEEIDRLRLAATSALVSRRDCIIVASVSCIYGLGSPEDYRRMVVAIRCNESIHRETLLLRLIDIQYERNDIAFERGKFRVRGDTMELWPAYEEFAYRFEFWGDEVEQISIINPLTGEVVSRLTEVYIFPAKHFVTSEDRIQKAIHVIRKELEEQLAKFNAAGKILEAQRLSARTKFDIEMLGHTGHCPGIENYSRPLSGKQPGATPDTLYEFFDKDFLLLVDESHVTIPQVRAMYAGDKSRKTTLVEHGFRLPCALDNRPLKFEEWEAKINQVIFVSATPAEYELDQTGGEVVEQVIRPTGLLDPVIEVVPARGQVMHLLEQIRERIQMGDRTLVTALTKRLAEDLATFFVENDLKCRWLHSELDAFERVELLRELRDGRCDVLVGVNLLREGLDLPEVSLVAILDADKEGFLRSETSLIQTIGRAARNANSKVILYADTMTESMRTAIDETGRRRKVQEEYNQEHGITPETVRKQVTASIHQAAENRKRAREIVRRDPQAEKITEAYLKTLEEEMLAAAENLEFERAAALRDKILRMRDRIGEPIESEDDDQRVVGTRQRKRSKRR; encoded by the coding sequence ATGACTGCTCCAAAAACCGCCCCACTTTTCGATTTGGATTGCTCTTATCAACCTGCAGGAGACCAACCCCAAGCCATCGAAGCCTTGGTGCAAGGGCTGAACGAAGGACGAAAGCATCAAGTCTTGATGGGGGTGACCGGATCGGGCAAAACGTTCACGATGGCCAATGTGATCCAACGGGTCCAGCGGCCGACGTTGGTGCTCAGCCACAACAAGACCCTCGCGGCACAACTCTATGCGGAGTTCAAAGAATTCTTTCCGCGCAATGCCGTCCACTACTTCGTCAGCTATTACGACTATTATCAGCCCGAAGCCTACATACCTCAACGCGATATCTACATCGAAAAGGATGCGTCGATCAATGAAGAGATCGATCGACTGCGATTGGCTGCGACCAGCGCCCTGGTCAGTCGGCGCGACTGCATCATCGTCGCGAGCGTTTCTTGCATCTACGGCCTCGGTTCTCCTGAAGACTACCGTCGCATGGTGGTCGCGATCCGTTGCAACGAATCCATCCACCGCGAGACGCTCCTGCTCCGGCTGATCGACATCCAATACGAGCGCAACGACATCGCATTCGAACGAGGCAAGTTTCGCGTGCGCGGCGACACGATGGAGCTTTGGCCCGCGTACGAAGAGTTCGCCTATCGCTTTGAATTCTGGGGAGACGAAGTCGAGCAGATTTCGATCATCAATCCATTGACCGGCGAAGTCGTTTCGCGATTGACCGAGGTCTATATCTTCCCTGCGAAACACTTCGTGACATCTGAGGATCGAATTCAAAAGGCGATTCACGTCATCCGCAAAGAACTGGAGGAGCAACTAGCGAAGTTCAATGCCGCAGGCAAAATTCTCGAAGCGCAACGACTGTCGGCGCGAACCAAGTTCGATATTGAAATGCTGGGTCACACAGGACATTGTCCCGGCATCGAAAATTATTCACGTCCTCTCTCGGGGAAACAGCCTGGAGCGACTCCCGACACACTATATGAGTTCTTTGACAAGGACTTTTTGCTCCTCGTCGACGAGTCGCACGTGACGATTCCGCAAGTGAGAGCCATGTACGCGGGTGACAAAAGTCGAAAAACAACCCTCGTCGAGCACGGCTTTCGGCTCCCCTGCGCGCTGGATAATCGCCCCCTCAAGTTCGAAGAATGGGAGGCGAAGATCAATCAAGTCATCTTTGTTTCCGCCACGCCGGCCGAGTACGAACTGGACCAAACCGGAGGCGAAGTGGTCGAGCAGGTGATTCGGCCCACGGGATTGCTTGATCCCGTTATCGAAGTGGTCCCAGCTCGTGGGCAAGTCATGCATCTGCTCGAGCAAATACGAGAGCGGATCCAGATGGGAGATCGCACGCTCGTCACGGCTTTGACGAAGCGACTAGCAGAGGACCTTGCGACCTTCTTTGTGGAGAACGATTTGAAGTGCCGGTGGCTCCACAGTGAGTTGGACGCATTCGAACGCGTGGAGTTGCTGCGAGAACTTCGAGACGGTCGCTGCGATGTGTTGGTGGGGGTGAACTTGCTCCGAGAAGGCCTCGACTTGCCCGAAGTCAGCTTGGTAGCCATCCTCGATGCCGACAAAGAGGGATTTCTACGAAGCGAAACGTCCCTGATTCAAACCATCGGTCGCGCAGCTCGCAATGCGAACTCCAAGGTCATCCTCTATGCCGACACCATGACCGAGTCGATGCGCACAGCGATCGACGAGACAGGGCGGCGACGCAAAGTGCAGGAGGAGTACAACCAAGAACACGGGATCACGCCGGAAACGGTTCGCAAGCAAGTTACCGCTTCGATCCATCAGGCGGCCGAGAATCGCAAGAGGGCTCGAGAAATCGTGCGTCGCGATCCGCAGGCCGAGAAGATCACCGAGGCCTACTTGAAAACACTGGAGGAGGAGATGTTGGCCGCTGCAGAAAATCTCGAGTTCGAGCGAGCCGCCGCCCTACGCGACAAGATCTTGCGGATGCGAGACCGAATCGGTGAACCCATCGAGTCCGAGGACGACGACCAACGGGTGGTGGGAACGCGACAGAGAAAGCGATCCAAACGAAGGTAA
- a CDS encoding DUF1573 domain-containing protein — translation MVFQQVVHRFLAAWIVAIAFVPFASGADWAQKLFKETKHDFGTVSRNAKTEYAFVLENCFEEDVHIASVRSSCGCTKPIITKNTLKAWEKGEILAQFNTKSFLGAKSAAITVVIDRPYYAEVTLLVSGKIRSDIVVEPGEISFGDVDVGATKTVDLKISYAGRRDWAIQDVRGDTSHLEVRLDPATRQGNMTDYRMRITLKDTAPAGDFMEGITVVTNDSNEGMFTLPVNARVVPPVTITPKLVSVGDVKSGQQVQQKLMVRAKKPFTIVSVECPDPRFSFSIPPGEKPLHLIPMTFTGELVGDERSIKQEIVVKTSLGEQITLETTVAGRMVD, via the coding sequence ATGGTTTTTCAGCAAGTTGTCCATCGCTTTCTCGCCGCGTGGATCGTCGCGATTGCTTTCGTCCCCTTCGCATCGGGTGCCGATTGGGCTCAAAAGCTATTTAAGGAGACGAAGCACGACTTTGGCACTGTCAGCCGTAACGCCAAGACCGAGTATGCGTTCGTCCTCGAAAACTGCTTCGAGGAAGACGTTCATATCGCTTCGGTTAGGAGCAGCTGCGGTTGCACCAAACCGATCATTACCAAGAACACGCTGAAGGCCTGGGAAAAGGGAGAAATCCTCGCCCAATTCAACACGAAGTCCTTCTTAGGCGCCAAATCGGCGGCCATCACCGTGGTCATCGATCGCCCTTACTACGCGGAAGTGACTCTGTTGGTATCCGGAAAAATCCGGTCCGACATCGTCGTGGAACCGGGCGAGATCTCCTTCGGGGACGTGGATGTCGGCGCAACCAAAACCGTCGACCTCAAGATCTCCTACGCAGGACGCAGGGACTGGGCCATTCAAGATGTACGGGGTGATACCAGCCATCTGGAAGTTCGATTGGACCCAGCAACCCGCCAAGGAAACATGACCGACTATCGAATGCGGATCACCTTGAAGGACACTGCTCCGGCCGGCGATTTCATGGAAGGGATCACCGTCGTCACCAACGATTCGAACGAGGGAATGTTCACTCTCCCGGTCAATGCTCGCGTGGTCCCACCGGTTACCATCACGCCGAAACTCGTCTCGGTAGGGGACGTCAAAAGCGGACAGCAAGTCCAGCAGAAGCTGATGGTTCGAGCCAAGAAACCTTTCACGATCGTCTCGGTCGAATGCCCGGACCCCCGATTTAGCTTCTCGATTCCACCTGGAGAAAAGCCACTTCACTTGATCCCAATGACCTTCACAGGGGAATTGGTAGGAGACGAGCGATCGATCAAGCAAGAGATTGTGGTGAAGACATCCCTTGGGGAACAAATCACTTTGGAAACCACCGTCGCGGGCCGTATGGTCGACTAG
- the guaA gene encoding glutamine-hydrolyzing GMP synthase — protein sequence MNNSTANRSTSESPSTTTASNTNTAPDLLSERVLVLDFGSQYAQLIARRIREQNVYCEIVRHDISAETIRARKPAAIVFSGGPSSVYEANAPKCDPNIFHLGIPVLGICYGMQLASQALGGRVEPCNRREFGRARLQVKSMEKLFAGFPHEIDVWMSHGDQVRDLANDFETLASTPTCPHAAVRHKTLPIYGLQFHPEVSHTSLGSTLIHNFLYNIAHCEGRWHLSDFANRSIEHIRDVVGSDRVICGLSGGVDSSVTAALLYKAIGPQLTCILIDNGLLRKDEQGAVISEFTNHFQADLRVVNASDRFLGDLAGIKDPQEKRRRIGHAFIDCFKAEAEKINGAKYLAQGTLYPDVIESGAALDGPAATIKLHHNVGGLPEQLGFELIEPLRDLFKDEVRKLGVELGLPEHLVWRHPFPGPGLAVRCLGEVTKDKLDILREADEIVVSEIKNANLYRQTSQAFVVLLESQSVGVMGDARTYERAVAVRCVNTDDFMTADWSHLPYDLLAKISTRIINEVRGVNRVCYDISSKPPATIEWE from the coding sequence ATGAACAACTCGACTGCGAATCGATCGACATCGGAATCTCCCTCTACCACAACAGCTAGCAATACCAACACGGCTCCGGATCTGCTGAGCGAACGTGTTCTCGTGCTGGACTTTGGCTCGCAATACGCCCAGCTCATCGCCCGGCGTATTCGGGAGCAAAACGTATACTGCGAAATCGTTCGCCACGACATCAGTGCCGAGACCATCCGGGCACGCAAGCCTGCTGCGATCGTTTTCTCGGGAGGGCCTTCGAGCGTCTACGAAGCGAATGCTCCGAAATGCGACCCCAATATTTTTCATCTGGGCATTCCCGTTCTCGGAATCTGCTACGGAATGCAGCTCGCCTCCCAAGCCCTGGGAGGGCGCGTCGAACCTTGCAATCGTAGAGAGTTTGGGCGAGCCCGCCTCCAAGTCAAATCGATGGAGAAACTGTTCGCAGGTTTCCCACATGAAATCGATGTCTGGATGAGCCACGGCGACCAAGTCCGCGATTTGGCCAACGACTTCGAAACGCTCGCGTCCACGCCGACTTGCCCTCACGCGGCGGTTCGCCATAAAACCCTGCCCATCTATGGTCTGCAGTTTCACCCCGAGGTATCTCATACTTCGCTCGGTAGCACGCTCATCCATAACTTCTTGTACAACATTGCCCATTGCGAAGGGCGCTGGCATCTCAGCGACTTTGCCAATCGTTCCATCGAGCACATCCGCGATGTGGTCGGCAGCGACCGAGTCATCTGCGGACTTTCTGGAGGGGTAGATTCGTCGGTGACCGCAGCCCTGCTGTACAAAGCGATCGGTCCTCAGTTGACGTGCATCCTTATCGACAACGGTTTGCTCCGGAAAGACGAGCAAGGAGCGGTGATCTCGGAATTCACGAATCACTTCCAAGCCGATTTGCGAGTGGTGAATGCCAGTGACCGGTTCCTGGGTGACTTGGCTGGAATCAAAGATCCCCAGGAGAAAAGGCGACGCATCGGCCATGCCTTCATCGATTGTTTCAAAGCGGAAGCAGAGAAAATCAACGGTGCAAAGTACCTTGCGCAAGGGACTCTCTATCCCGATGTTATCGAAAGCGGTGCAGCCCTCGACGGCCCTGCCGCTACGATCAAGCTACACCACAATGTGGGCGGATTGCCTGAACAGTTGGGTTTTGAACTGATCGAACCCCTTCGCGATCTCTTCAAAGATGAGGTCCGGAAACTGGGTGTCGAATTAGGATTGCCCGAGCATCTAGTATGGAGGCATCCGTTCCCAGGACCGGGTCTGGCTGTGCGATGTCTAGGAGAAGTCACCAAAGACAAACTGGATATCTTGCGAGAAGCCGATGAAATCGTCGTTTCGGAAATCAAGAACGCCAACTTGTATCGTCAAACCTCCCAGGCCTTCGTGGTCTTGCTGGAATCGCAGAGCGTGGGCGTGATGGGTGACGCGCGAACGTACGAACGAGCAGTCGCGGTTCGCTGTGTGAACACCGACGACTTTATGACGGCCGACTGGAGTCACCTACCCTATGACTTGCTCGCAAAGATCTCGACACGAATCATTAACGAAGTCCGCGGAGTGAATCGCGTTTGCTACGACATTAGCAGCAAGCCACCTGCGACGATTGAATGGGAATAA
- the ettA gene encoding energy-dependent translational throttle protein EttA → MNRQFIYQIESLTKRHGQKEVLKDIWLAFYPGAKIGVLGSNGSGKSTLLRIMAGEDKTFDGVARLSNGFVAGYLPQEPQLNPNKDVQGNVEEAVAPRRKVLDRFNEISNLLGEVTDDKQMEKLCDEMAKLQDIIDAQNLWELDRQVEQSMAVMNLPPGDADVTKLSGGERRRVALCKLLIQQPDLLLLDEPTNHLDAEAVNWLEQHLAHYPGTVVAVTHDRYFLDNVAQWILELDRGSGYPFEGNYTSWLEQKQKRLAIEQKSAAARQKTLEKELEWIRMSPRARQAKNKARINAYESLAAQQFEERPDELEIQIPPGKHLGEVVVNAEHITKAYNDRVLVEDLSFRLPAGGIVGVIGPNGAGKTTLFRMMTGQEKPDAGDLRIGDTVEFGYVDQSRDTLNDNNTVYQEISGGLDWLEMGGKKFNSRAYVSKFNFKGTDQEKKVGVLSGGERNRVHLAKLLRRGCNVLLLDEPTNDLDVDTLRALEEAIMNFVGCVVVITHDRWFLDRIATHILAFEGDGYVHWCEGNFQTYEQQRKERLGIHDDEPRRFRYKKLAT, encoded by the coding sequence ATGAACCGTCAGTTTATTTATCAAATCGAAAGCCTCACCAAGCGCCACGGACAAAAGGAAGTCCTCAAGGATATCTGGTTGGCGTTTTATCCCGGGGCGAAGATCGGCGTACTAGGATCCAACGGCTCGGGAAAGAGTACGTTGCTTCGCATCATGGCGGGGGAAGACAAGACCTTTGATGGTGTGGCTCGCCTGAGCAATGGGTTCGTTGCGGGATATCTCCCCCAAGAACCGCAATTGAATCCCAACAAAGATGTGCAGGGAAATGTCGAGGAAGCGGTCGCCCCTCGCCGAAAGGTCTTGGATCGTTTCAACGAAATCTCTAATCTTCTCGGTGAGGTCACCGATGACAAGCAGATGGAAAAGCTCTGCGACGAGATGGCCAAACTGCAAGACATTATCGATGCCCAAAACCTTTGGGAACTGGATCGGCAAGTGGAGCAGTCCATGGCCGTGATGAATCTACCCCCTGGAGATGCGGACGTGACCAAGCTCTCCGGTGGGGAGCGACGTCGTGTTGCCCTTTGTAAGTTGTTGATCCAGCAACCCGATTTGCTCCTCCTCGACGAGCCGACAAACCACTTGGACGCCGAAGCAGTCAACTGGCTCGAACAGCATCTGGCGCACTACCCCGGCACGGTTGTCGCCGTGACGCACGATCGTTACTTCCTCGACAACGTTGCCCAATGGATCTTGGAATTAGACCGAGGATCGGGCTACCCGTTCGAGGGGAACTACACGTCCTGGCTGGAGCAAAAGCAGAAGCGATTAGCCATCGAGCAAAAATCGGCTGCGGCTCGACAAAAGACGTTGGAGAAAGAGTTGGAGTGGATCCGCATGTCACCGCGGGCGCGGCAGGCAAAGAACAAAGCTCGGATCAACGCGTACGAGTCCTTGGCTGCTCAACAATTCGAGGAACGACCCGACGAGTTGGAAATTCAAATTCCGCCAGGAAAGCACTTGGGAGAAGTGGTCGTCAATGCCGAGCATATCACCAAGGCGTACAATGACCGCGTCCTCGTCGAGGATTTGAGTTTCCGACTCCCCGCTGGGGGAATCGTCGGAGTTATTGGACCAAACGGTGCCGGAAAGACGACGCTCTTCCGCATGATGACAGGGCAAGAAAAGCCTGATGCGGGCGATCTGCGAATTGGTGACACGGTCGAATTCGGTTATGTCGATCAATCCCGCGACACTCTCAATGACAACAATACCGTTTACCAAGAGATCTCGGGGGGACTGGATTGGTTGGAAATGGGTGGCAAGAAGTTCAACTCGAGAGCCTACGTTTCGAAGTTTAATTTCAAGGGTACCGACCAAGAGAAGAAAGTCGGCGTTCTCTCCGGTGGAGAGCGTAACCGTGTGCACCTCGCAAAATTATTGCGTCGCGGGTGCAACGTCTTGTTATTGGACGAACCCACCAATGACTTGGACGTCGATACACTACGAGCCCTCGAGGAAGCGATCATGAACTTCGTCGGTTGCGTGGTGGTTATCACGCACGATCGTTGGTTCCTCGACCGAATCGCGACGCACATCCTCGCGTTTGAAGGGGATGGCTATGTTCACTGGTGCGAAGGAAACTTCCAAACCTACGAACAGCAACGAAAAGAGCGATTGGGGATTCACGACGACGAACCTCGCCGTTTCCGATATAAAAAGCTCGCGACTTAA